In Pygocentrus nattereri isolate fPygNat1 chromosome 26, fPygNat1.pri, whole genome shotgun sequence, one genomic interval encodes:
- the tead3b gene encoding TEA domain family member 3 b isoform X5: protein MDGDAEGVWSPDIEQSFQEALAIYPPCGRRKIILSDEGKMYGRNELIARYIKLRTGKTRTRKQVSSHLQVLARRKSREIQSKLKDQASKDKALQNMAALSSAQIVSPNLIKSQLPPLPQPPYPPPALAPGSRFWPTPIPGQPGPSQDIKPFAQTYPNLPGPVPPPISAYEPLAPPLPPTATAVPVWQDRTIASSKLRMLEYSAFMEVPRDQDSYSKHLFVHIGQTNPSYSDPLLEAVDIRQIYDKFPEKKGGLKELYEKGPQNAFFLVKFWADLNSSDMQDGPGSFYGVSSQYCSTENMTITVSTKVCSFGKQVVEKVETEYARVEGGKCVYRIHRSPMCEYMINFIHKLKHLPEKYMMNSVLENFTILQVVTNRETQETLLCIAFVFEVSTSEHGAQYHVYRLIKD from the exons GGCGTAATGAGCTCATTGCCAGATACATCAAGCTGAGGACGGGAAAAACTCGCACAAGGAAACAG GTTTCTAGCCATTTGCAGGTTCTTGCCCGGAGAAAATCTCGCGAAATACAGTCAAAGCTGAAG GATCAGGCGTCTAAAGACAAGGCTCTTCAAAACATGGCGGCTCTTTCCTCGGCCCAGATAGTGTCTCCAAACCTGATCAAGAGCCAACTTCCTCCACTGCCCCAGCCGCCTTACCCACCGCCAGCTCTAGCCCCAGGCTCCAGA TTTTGGCCAACTCCAATTCCAGGACAGCCTGGACCCTCTCAGGA catcaAGCCTTTTGCACAGACCTATCCAAACCTACCCGGACCTGTTCCACCTCCCATATCAG cCTATGAGCCCCTGGCACCCCCTCTCCCACCGACGGCCACTGCAGTGCCTGTATGGCAGGATCGCACTATCGCCTCCTCTAAGCTGCGCATGCTGGAGTACTCCGCCTTCATGGAGGTCCCTCGAGACCAGGACTCT TACAGCAAACATCTGTTTGTGCACATTGGGCAGACCAATCCCTCATACAGTGACCCCCTGCTGGAGGCAGTGGACATCCGGCAGATCTATGACAAATTTCCTGAAAAGAAGGGTGGGCTGAAAGAGCTGTACGAAAAGGGCCCCCAGAATGCCTTCTTCCTGGTCAAATTTTGG GCGGATctgaacagcagtgatatgcaagaTGGACCTGGCTCGTTCTACGGCGTCAGCAGCCagtactgcagcactgagaacaTGACCATCACCGTCTCAACTAAAGTCTGCTCCTTTGGCAAGCAGGTGGTGGAGAAAGTGGAG ACGGAGTATGCACGAGTAGAGGGTGGAAAGTGTGTGTACAGGATCCACCGCTCGCCCATGTGTGAATACATGATCAACTTCATCCACAAGCTCAAGCACCTGCCAGAGAAATACATGATGAACAGCGTCTTAGAGAACTTCACCATTTTACAG GTGGTGACCAACAGGGAAACGCAGGAGACCTTGCTATGCATAGCGTTTGTATTTGAAGTTTCGACAAGCGAACACGGGGCGCAGTATCATGTCTACCGGCTCATTAAAGACTAG
- the tead3b gene encoding TEA domain family member 3 b isoform X2, with protein sequence MDGDAEGVWSPDIEQSFQEALAIYPPCGRRKIILSDEGKMYGRNELIARYIKLRTGKTRTRKQVSSHIQVLARKKVREFQASIKVSSHLQVLARRKSREIQSKLKDQASKDKALQNMAALSSAQIVSPNLIKSQLPPLPQPPYPPPALAPGSRFWPTPIPGQPGPSQDIKPFAQTYPNLPGPVPPPISAYEPLAPPLPPTATAVPVWQDRTIASSKLRMLEYSAFMEVPRDQDSYSKHLFVHIGQTNPSYSDPLLEAVDIRQIYDKFPEKKGGLKELYEKGPQNAFFLVKFWADLNSSDMQDGPGSFYGVSSQYCSTENMTITVSTKVCSFGKQVVEKVETEYARVEGGKCVYRIHRSPMCEYMINFIHKLKHLPEKYMMNSVLENFTILQVVTNRETQETLLCIAFVFEVSTSEHGAQYHVYRLIKD encoded by the exons GGCGTAATGAGCTCATTGCCAGATACATCAAGCTGAGGACGGGAAAAACTCGCACAAGGAAACAG GTATCTAGTCACATACAGGTGTTAGCACGGAAGAAAGTCCGCGAGTTCCAAGCGAGTATAAAG GTTTCTAGCCATTTGCAGGTTCTTGCCCGGAGAAAATCTCGCGAAATACAGTCAAAGCTGAAG GATCAGGCGTCTAAAGACAAGGCTCTTCAAAACATGGCGGCTCTTTCCTCGGCCCAGATAGTGTCTCCAAACCTGATCAAGAGCCAACTTCCTCCACTGCCCCAGCCGCCTTACCCACCGCCAGCTCTAGCCCCAGGCTCCAGA TTTTGGCCAACTCCAATTCCAGGACAGCCTGGACCCTCTCAGGA catcaAGCCTTTTGCACAGACCTATCCAAACCTACCCGGACCTGTTCCACCTCCCATATCAG cCTATGAGCCCCTGGCACCCCCTCTCCCACCGACGGCCACTGCAGTGCCTGTATGGCAGGATCGCACTATCGCCTCCTCTAAGCTGCGCATGCTGGAGTACTCCGCCTTCATGGAGGTCCCTCGAGACCAGGACTCT TACAGCAAACATCTGTTTGTGCACATTGGGCAGACCAATCCCTCATACAGTGACCCCCTGCTGGAGGCAGTGGACATCCGGCAGATCTATGACAAATTTCCTGAAAAGAAGGGTGGGCTGAAAGAGCTGTACGAAAAGGGCCCCCAGAATGCCTTCTTCCTGGTCAAATTTTGG GCGGATctgaacagcagtgatatgcaagaTGGACCTGGCTCGTTCTACGGCGTCAGCAGCCagtactgcagcactgagaacaTGACCATCACCGTCTCAACTAAAGTCTGCTCCTTTGGCAAGCAGGTGGTGGAGAAAGTGGAG ACGGAGTATGCACGAGTAGAGGGTGGAAAGTGTGTGTACAGGATCCACCGCTCGCCCATGTGTGAATACATGATCAACTTCATCCACAAGCTCAAGCACCTGCCAGAGAAATACATGATGAACAGCGTCTTAGAGAACTTCACCATTTTACAG GTGGTGACCAACAGGGAAACGCAGGAGACCTTGCTATGCATAGCGTTTGTATTTGAAGTTTCGACAAGCGAACACGGGGCGCAGTATCATGTCTACCGGCTCATTAAAGACTAG
- the tead3b gene encoding TEA domain family member 3 b isoform X3 translates to MDGDAEGVWSPDIEQSFQEALAIYPPCGRRKIILSDEGKMYGRNELIARYIKLRTGKTRTRKQVSSHIQVLARKKVREFQASIKAMNLDQASKDKALQNMAALSSAQIVSPNLIKSQLPPLPQPPYPPPALAPGSRFWPTPIPGQPGPSQDIKPFAQTYPNLPGPVPPPISAYEPLAPPLPPTATAVPVWQDRTIASSKLRMLEYSAFMEVPRDQDSYSKHLFVHIGQTNPSYSDPLLEAVDIRQIYDKFPEKKGGLKELYEKGPQNAFFLVKFWADLNSSDMQDGPGSFYGVSSQYCSTENMTITVSTKVCSFGKQVVEKVETEYARVEGGKCVYRIHRSPMCEYMINFIHKLKHLPEKYMMNSVLENFTILQVVTNRETQETLLCIAFVFEVSTSEHGAQYHVYRLIKD, encoded by the exons GGCGTAATGAGCTCATTGCCAGATACATCAAGCTGAGGACGGGAAAAACTCGCACAAGGAAACAG GTATCTAGTCACATACAGGTGTTAGCACGGAAGAAAGTCCGCGAGTTCCAAGCGAGTATAAAG GCCATGAACTTG GATCAGGCGTCTAAAGACAAGGCTCTTCAAAACATGGCGGCTCTTTCCTCGGCCCAGATAGTGTCTCCAAACCTGATCAAGAGCCAACTTCCTCCACTGCCCCAGCCGCCTTACCCACCGCCAGCTCTAGCCCCAGGCTCCAGA TTTTGGCCAACTCCAATTCCAGGACAGCCTGGACCCTCTCAGGA catcaAGCCTTTTGCACAGACCTATCCAAACCTACCCGGACCTGTTCCACCTCCCATATCAG cCTATGAGCCCCTGGCACCCCCTCTCCCACCGACGGCCACTGCAGTGCCTGTATGGCAGGATCGCACTATCGCCTCCTCTAAGCTGCGCATGCTGGAGTACTCCGCCTTCATGGAGGTCCCTCGAGACCAGGACTCT TACAGCAAACATCTGTTTGTGCACATTGGGCAGACCAATCCCTCATACAGTGACCCCCTGCTGGAGGCAGTGGACATCCGGCAGATCTATGACAAATTTCCTGAAAAGAAGGGTGGGCTGAAAGAGCTGTACGAAAAGGGCCCCCAGAATGCCTTCTTCCTGGTCAAATTTTGG GCGGATctgaacagcagtgatatgcaagaTGGACCTGGCTCGTTCTACGGCGTCAGCAGCCagtactgcagcactgagaacaTGACCATCACCGTCTCAACTAAAGTCTGCTCCTTTGGCAAGCAGGTGGTGGAGAAAGTGGAG ACGGAGTATGCACGAGTAGAGGGTGGAAAGTGTGTGTACAGGATCCACCGCTCGCCCATGTGTGAATACATGATCAACTTCATCCACAAGCTCAAGCACCTGCCAGAGAAATACATGATGAACAGCGTCTTAGAGAACTTCACCATTTTACAG GTGGTGACCAACAGGGAAACGCAGGAGACCTTGCTATGCATAGCGTTTGTATTTGAAGTTTCGACAAGCGAACACGGGGCGCAGTATCATGTCTACCGGCTCATTAAAGACTAG
- the tead3b gene encoding TEA domain family member 3 b isoform X4 has protein sequence MDGDAEGVWSPDIEQSFQEALAIYPPCGRRKIILSDEGKMYGRNELIARYIKLRTGKTRTRKQVSSHLQVLARRKSREIQSKLKAMNLDQASKDKALQNMAALSSAQIVSPNLIKSQLPPLPQPPYPPPALAPGSRFWPTPIPGQPGPSQDIKPFAQTYPNLPGPVPPPISAYEPLAPPLPPTATAVPVWQDRTIASSKLRMLEYSAFMEVPRDQDSYSKHLFVHIGQTNPSYSDPLLEAVDIRQIYDKFPEKKGGLKELYEKGPQNAFFLVKFWADLNSSDMQDGPGSFYGVSSQYCSTENMTITVSTKVCSFGKQVVEKVETEYARVEGGKCVYRIHRSPMCEYMINFIHKLKHLPEKYMMNSVLENFTILQVVTNRETQETLLCIAFVFEVSTSEHGAQYHVYRLIKD, from the exons GGCGTAATGAGCTCATTGCCAGATACATCAAGCTGAGGACGGGAAAAACTCGCACAAGGAAACAG GTTTCTAGCCATTTGCAGGTTCTTGCCCGGAGAAAATCTCGCGAAATACAGTCAAAGCTGAAG GCCATGAACTTG GATCAGGCGTCTAAAGACAAGGCTCTTCAAAACATGGCGGCTCTTTCCTCGGCCCAGATAGTGTCTCCAAACCTGATCAAGAGCCAACTTCCTCCACTGCCCCAGCCGCCTTACCCACCGCCAGCTCTAGCCCCAGGCTCCAGA TTTTGGCCAACTCCAATTCCAGGACAGCCTGGACCCTCTCAGGA catcaAGCCTTTTGCACAGACCTATCCAAACCTACCCGGACCTGTTCCACCTCCCATATCAG cCTATGAGCCCCTGGCACCCCCTCTCCCACCGACGGCCACTGCAGTGCCTGTATGGCAGGATCGCACTATCGCCTCCTCTAAGCTGCGCATGCTGGAGTACTCCGCCTTCATGGAGGTCCCTCGAGACCAGGACTCT TACAGCAAACATCTGTTTGTGCACATTGGGCAGACCAATCCCTCATACAGTGACCCCCTGCTGGAGGCAGTGGACATCCGGCAGATCTATGACAAATTTCCTGAAAAGAAGGGTGGGCTGAAAGAGCTGTACGAAAAGGGCCCCCAGAATGCCTTCTTCCTGGTCAAATTTTGG GCGGATctgaacagcagtgatatgcaagaTGGACCTGGCTCGTTCTACGGCGTCAGCAGCCagtactgcagcactgagaacaTGACCATCACCGTCTCAACTAAAGTCTGCTCCTTTGGCAAGCAGGTGGTGGAGAAAGTGGAG ACGGAGTATGCACGAGTAGAGGGTGGAAAGTGTGTGTACAGGATCCACCGCTCGCCCATGTGTGAATACATGATCAACTTCATCCACAAGCTCAAGCACCTGCCAGAGAAATACATGATGAACAGCGTCTTAGAGAACTTCACCATTTTACAG GTGGTGACCAACAGGGAAACGCAGGAGACCTTGCTATGCATAGCGTTTGTATTTGAAGTTTCGACAAGCGAACACGGGGCGCAGTATCATGTCTACCGGCTCATTAAAGACTAG
- the tead3b gene encoding TEA domain family member 3 b isoform X6 codes for MDGDAEGVWSPDIEQSFQEALAIYPPCGRRKIILSDEGKMYGRNELIARYIKLRTGKTRTRKQVSSHIQVLARKKVREFQASIKDQASKDKALQNMAALSSAQIVSPNLIKSQLPPLPQPPYPPPALAPGSRFWPTPIPGQPGPSQDIKPFAQTYPNLPGPVPPPISAYEPLAPPLPPTATAVPVWQDRTIASSKLRMLEYSAFMEVPRDQDSYSKHLFVHIGQTNPSYSDPLLEAVDIRQIYDKFPEKKGGLKELYEKGPQNAFFLVKFWADLNSSDMQDGPGSFYGVSSQYCSTENMTITVSTKVCSFGKQVVEKVETEYARVEGGKCVYRIHRSPMCEYMINFIHKLKHLPEKYMMNSVLENFTILQVVTNRETQETLLCIAFVFEVSTSEHGAQYHVYRLIKD; via the exons GGCGTAATGAGCTCATTGCCAGATACATCAAGCTGAGGACGGGAAAAACTCGCACAAGGAAACAG GTATCTAGTCACATACAGGTGTTAGCACGGAAGAAAGTCCGCGAGTTCCAAGCGAGTATAAAG GATCAGGCGTCTAAAGACAAGGCTCTTCAAAACATGGCGGCTCTTTCCTCGGCCCAGATAGTGTCTCCAAACCTGATCAAGAGCCAACTTCCTCCACTGCCCCAGCCGCCTTACCCACCGCCAGCTCTAGCCCCAGGCTCCAGA TTTTGGCCAACTCCAATTCCAGGACAGCCTGGACCCTCTCAGGA catcaAGCCTTTTGCACAGACCTATCCAAACCTACCCGGACCTGTTCCACCTCCCATATCAG cCTATGAGCCCCTGGCACCCCCTCTCCCACCGACGGCCACTGCAGTGCCTGTATGGCAGGATCGCACTATCGCCTCCTCTAAGCTGCGCATGCTGGAGTACTCCGCCTTCATGGAGGTCCCTCGAGACCAGGACTCT TACAGCAAACATCTGTTTGTGCACATTGGGCAGACCAATCCCTCATACAGTGACCCCCTGCTGGAGGCAGTGGACATCCGGCAGATCTATGACAAATTTCCTGAAAAGAAGGGTGGGCTGAAAGAGCTGTACGAAAAGGGCCCCCAGAATGCCTTCTTCCTGGTCAAATTTTGG GCGGATctgaacagcagtgatatgcaagaTGGACCTGGCTCGTTCTACGGCGTCAGCAGCCagtactgcagcactgagaacaTGACCATCACCGTCTCAACTAAAGTCTGCTCCTTTGGCAAGCAGGTGGTGGAGAAAGTGGAG ACGGAGTATGCACGAGTAGAGGGTGGAAAGTGTGTGTACAGGATCCACCGCTCGCCCATGTGTGAATACATGATCAACTTCATCCACAAGCTCAAGCACCTGCCAGAGAAATACATGATGAACAGCGTCTTAGAGAACTTCACCATTTTACAG GTGGTGACCAACAGGGAAACGCAGGAGACCTTGCTATGCATAGCGTTTGTATTTGAAGTTTCGACAAGCGAACACGGGGCGCAGTATCATGTCTACCGGCTCATTAAAGACTAG
- the tead3b gene encoding TEA domain family member 3 b isoform X1, protein MDGDAEGVWSPDIEQSFQEALAIYPPCGRRKIILSDEGKMYGRNELIARYIKLRTGKTRTRKQVSSHIQVLARKKVREFQASIKVSSHLQVLARRKSREIQSKLKAMNLDQASKDKALQNMAALSSAQIVSPNLIKSQLPPLPQPPYPPPALAPGSRFWPTPIPGQPGPSQDIKPFAQTYPNLPGPVPPPISAYEPLAPPLPPTATAVPVWQDRTIASSKLRMLEYSAFMEVPRDQDSYSKHLFVHIGQTNPSYSDPLLEAVDIRQIYDKFPEKKGGLKELYEKGPQNAFFLVKFWADLNSSDMQDGPGSFYGVSSQYCSTENMTITVSTKVCSFGKQVVEKVETEYARVEGGKCVYRIHRSPMCEYMINFIHKLKHLPEKYMMNSVLENFTILQVVTNRETQETLLCIAFVFEVSTSEHGAQYHVYRLIKD, encoded by the exons GGCGTAATGAGCTCATTGCCAGATACATCAAGCTGAGGACGGGAAAAACTCGCACAAGGAAACAG GTATCTAGTCACATACAGGTGTTAGCACGGAAGAAAGTCCGCGAGTTCCAAGCGAGTATAAAG GTTTCTAGCCATTTGCAGGTTCTTGCCCGGAGAAAATCTCGCGAAATACAGTCAAAGCTGAAG GCCATGAACTTG GATCAGGCGTCTAAAGACAAGGCTCTTCAAAACATGGCGGCTCTTTCCTCGGCCCAGATAGTGTCTCCAAACCTGATCAAGAGCCAACTTCCTCCACTGCCCCAGCCGCCTTACCCACCGCCAGCTCTAGCCCCAGGCTCCAGA TTTTGGCCAACTCCAATTCCAGGACAGCCTGGACCCTCTCAGGA catcaAGCCTTTTGCACAGACCTATCCAAACCTACCCGGACCTGTTCCACCTCCCATATCAG cCTATGAGCCCCTGGCACCCCCTCTCCCACCGACGGCCACTGCAGTGCCTGTATGGCAGGATCGCACTATCGCCTCCTCTAAGCTGCGCATGCTGGAGTACTCCGCCTTCATGGAGGTCCCTCGAGACCAGGACTCT TACAGCAAACATCTGTTTGTGCACATTGGGCAGACCAATCCCTCATACAGTGACCCCCTGCTGGAGGCAGTGGACATCCGGCAGATCTATGACAAATTTCCTGAAAAGAAGGGTGGGCTGAAAGAGCTGTACGAAAAGGGCCCCCAGAATGCCTTCTTCCTGGTCAAATTTTGG GCGGATctgaacagcagtgatatgcaagaTGGACCTGGCTCGTTCTACGGCGTCAGCAGCCagtactgcagcactgagaacaTGACCATCACCGTCTCAACTAAAGTCTGCTCCTTTGGCAAGCAGGTGGTGGAGAAAGTGGAG ACGGAGTATGCACGAGTAGAGGGTGGAAAGTGTGTGTACAGGATCCACCGCTCGCCCATGTGTGAATACATGATCAACTTCATCCACAAGCTCAAGCACCTGCCAGAGAAATACATGATGAACAGCGTCTTAGAGAACTTCACCATTTTACAG GTGGTGACCAACAGGGAAACGCAGGAGACCTTGCTATGCATAGCGTTTGTATTTGAAGTTTCGACAAGCGAACACGGGGCGCAGTATCATGTCTACCGGCTCATTAAAGACTAG